From the Desulfobacterales bacterium genome, one window contains:
- a CDS encoding beta-ketoacyl-[acyl-carrier-protein] synthase family protein — MTITASGPLSPAIRISGMGAVTAFGLGVAAYWQSIAAGKTAFSPIDLFPAEPHRTRIAGEIKTVINQRFKRIDARMLSRADRFALCAAKEALRAAGLLDEATGKVSYSGHMGLIIGTAAGGILGLERFFRKRHFSLPIKAPLTMLTSFCLSAMGAHIATEFGISGRRLTIATVCSSSGLALAAAYDLLKAHRLDCALVVGAESLSEVTLAGFNALRSVDPETCRPFDANRKGLVLGEGAGAMVLVKDSAGSTAPHFPALTGYGLLTDVHHFTAPHPEGRAVAETILQAMARAGISPESVNYINAHGTGTPLNDAAECLGIQAAFGEHSRHLAISSTKSMVGHALGAASVLEAIAVVLAMRNGMIPPTANLQTPARECALDFVPITSRKEAVSCALSNSFAFGGSNVSLVFENRDEPKLTPSNSAVAFAEPVITGMGIVSPFGAGLQPFLNAVHENRSGLTRLSVLHEDWAGVLGGYVGLSSLRALIPVKFRRHFNRQASFLYMALKEALTHAGLDADTPAPPPSIAYGSAFGCSGNVHRFYTQLLTDGPRFASPQEFNLSVTNAPPALVAQALNLAGPLWVFVSDEVSFDICLHWAAEQIQSNLAERVIVCAAEEISESILAIHQHIGFFDAAHKNFALGEGAVCMILESRRAAEHRGAWIFGRILRWTTRQDTTCGPLTYSKSGRFLMDAVAELLDDNLKKNHAIACITPENGAPGCDEASAETMRHIRDLTGNAVPPGNPVKRLIGESGFAGGAGIAAALLESVETACNTPILSLNASRGGIHTATLIQPGPVCP, encoded by the coding sequence ATGACGATAACAGCCAGTGGCCCTTTATCACCCGCGATACGGATTTCCGGAATGGGTGCCGTCACTGCCTTCGGCCTTGGCGTCGCCGCCTACTGGCAATCGATCGCCGCCGGAAAAACCGCCTTTTCTCCCATCGACCTTTTCCCGGCCGAACCGCATCGAACCCGCATCGCAGGTGAAATCAAAACGGTTATCAATCAGCGCTTTAAGCGCATCGATGCCCGCATGCTCTCCAGGGCGGATCGGTTTGCCCTTTGCGCGGCCAAAGAAGCGCTGAGGGCTGCGGGGCTTCTCGATGAGGCAACCGGAAAAGTGTCCTATAGCGGACACATGGGCCTTATCATCGGCACGGCCGCAGGCGGGATTCTCGGCCTGGAGCGGTTTTTCAGAAAACGCCATTTCAGCCTTCCCATAAAAGCCCCGTTGACGATGCTCACTTCTTTTTGCCTATCCGCCATGGGCGCCCACATTGCCACCGAGTTCGGCATTTCGGGCAGACGGCTTACGATCGCCACGGTTTGCTCGTCGAGTGGTCTCGCCCTGGCCGCGGCCTATGATCTGTTAAAGGCGCATCGGCTCGACTGCGCGCTGGTGGTAGGGGCGGAAAGCCTCTCCGAAGTCACCCTGGCCGGTTTCAATGCGCTTCGGTCCGTGGACCCCGAAACCTGCCGCCCCTTTGACGCCAACCGAAAGGGCCTTGTTCTGGGCGAAGGCGCGGGTGCCATGGTTCTTGTGAAGGATTCCGCCGGCAGCACGGCACCGCATTTTCCCGCACTCACCGGTTACGGGCTTTTGACGGATGTCCATCATTTTACGGCGCCGCACCCGGAAGGCCGCGCCGTTGCCGAAACCATTCTGCAGGCAATGGCAAGGGCGGGCATTTCCCCCGAATCCGTGAATTATATCAATGCGCACGGCACCGGAACGCCCTTGAACGATGCAGCCGAATGCTTGGGCATTCAAGCCGCGTTCGGGGAACACAGCCGGCATCTCGCCATTTCTTCGACCAAATCCATGGTGGGCCATGCACTGGGCGCAGCCAGTGTTCTGGAAGCCATCGCCGTGGTGCTGGCCATGAGAAACGGCATGATTCCGCCGACCGCCAATCTTCAAACACCGGCGCGGGAATGCGCGCTTGATTTCGTTCCAATCACCTCGCGAAAAGAGGCCGTCTCCTGCGCGCTTTCCAATTCCTTTGCCTTTGGCGGCAGTAACGTCAGCCTCGTGTTCGAGAACCGGGACGAACCAAAGCTGACACCTTCGAATTCGGCGGTCGCTTTTGCCGAGCCGGTTATCACCGGCATGGGAATCGTTTCGCCTTTTGGGGCGGGCCTGCAACCCTTCCTAAACGCGGTTCATGAGAACCGTTCGGGCCTGACCCGATTGAGCGTCCTCCACGAAGACTGGGCCGGCGTATTGGGCGGATACGTGGGTCTATCGTCCCTTCGCGCGTTGATTCCGGTCAAGTTTCGGCGTCACTTTAACCGCCAGGCCTCGTTTTTATACATGGCGCTTAAAGAAGCGCTCACGCATGCAGGACTTGACGCCGACACGCCCGCGCCCCCCCCGAGCATCGCCTATGGTTCCGCCTTCGGATGCTCGGGCAATGTGCACCGGTTTTATACGCAATTGCTCACGGACGGTCCCCGGTTCGCCTCCCCCCAGGAATTTAACCTCTCGGTGACCAATGCACCGCCCGCCCTGGTGGCGCAGGCCTTGAATCTGGCCGGTCCGCTGTGGGTATTCGTTTCCGATGAGGTCTCCTTTGACATCTGCCTTCACTGGGCTGCCGAACAGATTCAAAGCAACCTCGCCGAACGGGTGATCGTGTGTGCCGCCGAGGAAATCTCCGAATCGATCCTGGCCATTCATCAGCATATCGGATTTTTTGATGCGGCACACAAAAACTTCGCCCTTGGCGAAGGCGCCGTCTGTATGATTCTCGAATCCAGAAGGGCCGCGGAACATCGCGGGGCGTGGATTTTCGGCCGCATTCTGCGCTGGACCACCCGGCAGGATACCACCTGCGGCCCGCTCACCTATTCAAAATCGGGCCGGTTTTTGATGGATGCCGTTGCGGAACTCCTTGATGACAACCTGAAAAAAAACCATGCCATCGCTTGCATCACGCCCGAAAACGGCGCGCCCGGCTGCGACGAAGCTTCCGCCGAAACCATGCGCCATATTCGCGACCTTACGGGAAACGCCGTGCCGCCGGGAAACCCGGTCAAACGCCTGATAGGCGAATCCGGTTTCGCGGGTGGCGCGGGGATTGCGGCCGCCCTCCTTGAAAGCGTTGAAACCGCCTGCAACACACCGATTCTCTCTTTAAACGCTTCCCGTGGCGGCATTCATACCGCAACGCTCATTCAACCCGGCCCTGTATGCCCATGA
- a CDS encoding NAD(P)/FAD-dependent oxidoreductase yields the protein MSEFTSPYDVVVVGAGLAGLTCAVLLAKAGAKVVLLEKNRRIGGYAVTYTVKGHRFDIAVQAIGGCDADGAVHQILSELEVRDQLTFLPCRPARAYYFDHGQTPWLQSGLLNELIASLCEISPNHQSAVETCYAVFSGLMAELSAIAEWHTGNAAFGFARRFPLLATYSGHTVKQFLNEMGLPPVLQQRITARTGYCMLPPETLSLIGFACTEITYSREAWIVKGGMANIPNALASALTAFGGVLKKNTKAAKIQTHLGRITGILTTDGTLYAAPVVVIASAAAPALTHWLDPPGLLPDRYRRKLATMQPTGSYYIAYYSIPAARGGNLLPNMEISTRQTDKHLFDIAKSYYVLVPSLVDASAAPPGRHCLCLSVPCAPETTLGTAQRGRYRSLLEQAFQSRFSFLAGQMDFLFDLEPAQLGAVSGNPGGSAYGWAQIPEQSGIRRLNLKTPVPGLFLAGHWTMPGGGIAGVMTSGKLCAKMILNEKKNGLRSEV from the coding sequence ATGAGTGAATTCACTTCACCCTATGATGTTGTCGTGGTCGGCGCGGGCCTTGCGGGATTAACCTGCGCGGTCCTTTTGGCCAAAGCGGGCGCAAAGGTGGTCCTGCTGGAGAAAAACCGCCGTATCGGCGGTTATGCCGTTACCTATACCGTAAAAGGACATCGGTTTGACATCGCGGTTCAGGCCATCGGCGGCTGCGACGCCGATGGGGCGGTACACCAAATTTTATCGGAATTGGAAGTTCGGGATCAGCTCACCTTTCTGCCATGCCGCCCGGCAAGGGCCTATTATTTTGATCATGGCCAAACCCCATGGCTTCAATCAGGCTTACTCAACGAACTCATTGCGTCGCTATGCGAAATTTCACCGAATCATCAAAGCGCCGTTGAAACATGCTATGCCGTCTTCAGCGGCCTTATGGCCGAGTTAAGCGCCATCGCGGAATGGCATACCGGAAACGCGGCATTCGGATTTGCCCGCCGCTTTCCGCTCCTGGCGACATACAGTGGTCATACGGTCAAGCAGTTTCTGAATGAAATGGGCCTGCCCCCCGTGCTTCAGCAACGCATCACGGCCAGAACAGGCTACTGCATGCTGCCGCCCGAAACATTATCCCTCATCGGATTTGCCTGCACGGAAATCACTTACAGCCGCGAGGCTTGGATCGTCAAAGGCGGCATGGCGAATATTCCCAACGCATTGGCATCGGCACTGACCGCCTTCGGCGGGGTTTTGAAAAAAAACACCAAAGCCGCAAAAATTCAGACCCACCTGGGAAGGATCACCGGCATTCTGACGACGGACGGCACGCTTTATGCCGCTCCGGTCGTGGTCATCGCATCGGCAGCCGCACCGGCCCTGACGCATTGGCTTGACCCGCCCGGTCTGCTTCCGGACCGATACCGCCGAAAACTGGCAACCATGCAACCGACCGGCTCGTATTATATCGCCTACTACAGCATTCCGGCCGCACGCGGCGGCAACCTGTTACCCAATATGGAAATCAGCACACGCCAAACGGACAAACACCTTTTCGACATCGCCAAAAGCTATTACGTTCTGGTGCCGTCGCTGGTGGATGCATCCGCCGCGCCGCCCGGTCGCCATTGCCTTTGTCTCAGTGTGCCGTGCGCGCCCGAAACCACTCTCGGCACAGCTCAAAGAGGGCGGTATCGAAGCCTGCTGGAACAGGCCTTTCAGTCGCGCTTTTCTTTCCTTGCCGGGCAAATGGACTTTCTGTTTGACCTTGAACCCGCGCAATTGGGGGCCGTCAGCGGCAATCCGGGGGGATCGGCCTACGGGTGGGCGCAGATTCCGGAACAATCCGGCATTCGGCGGCTGAACCTGAAAACACCGGTTCCGGGCCTGTTTCTGGCCGGACACTGGACCATGCCGGGTGGCGGCATTGCGGGGGTGATGACATCCGGAAAGCTGTGCGCGAAGATGATCTTGAACGAAAAAAAAAATGGGTTAAGGTCTGAGGTCTGA
- a CDS encoding radical SAM protein: MKKILMISPARRRAKNEDFVFKMSFLNLPYLAAATPPEYAVEIVDEAHRHIDFAERPWLVALSAQTPVAPRAYEIAREFKQRGVRVVMGGVHASTLPQEALQYVDSVIIGEGEFIWPTLLSDLEKGALKPIYEGGTDRDLTGLPRPRRDLLNPRHYIPLTMVETTRGCPHQCDFCGVSRFFGHKYRKRPVAEVIAELSSLFGSGFRHSISQFFAQRGFDLPYFIERRLIYFIDSNFGADTQYTSELLEALKAMDVLWWAHATVDIANDDAFLRLMRDSGGLALNIGFETLSGENLKTMHKSFAGRFDYAKAVQKIHRYGIGVMGTFVVGFDNEEAAIFDDIYQFALDTQLDWALVFIRTPYPGTSLYEEMRQAGRLLTTEWEKYDTLNCVISPIGMNPEALETGLRRTWKKIFSLPSIHHRIIRSPRVHPLFYLGMNLQFFHLTRTWK, encoded by the coding sequence ATGAAGAAGATACTGATGATTTCACCGGCGCGACGCCGGGCAAAAAACGAAGACTTTGTGTTTAAGATGAGTTTTCTGAATCTGCCGTACCTGGCGGCCGCGACACCACCCGAGTATGCGGTGGAAATCGTGGACGAAGCGCATCGGCATATCGATTTTGCCGAGAGACCGTGGCTTGTGGCGCTTTCCGCTCAGACGCCGGTGGCGCCGCGCGCCTATGAAATCGCCCGGGAGTTCAAGCAACGCGGGGTTCGAGTGGTCATGGGCGGGGTGCATGCCTCCACCCTGCCGCAAGAAGCCCTGCAATATGTCGACAGCGTGATTATCGGAGAAGGGGAATTTATCTGGCCGACACTGCTGTCCGATCTGGAAAAGGGCGCGCTCAAACCGATATACGAGGGCGGCACGGATCGCGACTTAACGGGGCTGCCGCGGCCCCGCAGGGATCTTCTAAATCCGCGCCATTATATTCCGCTGACCATGGTGGAAACCACGCGCGGATGCCCGCACCAGTGCGATTTTTGCGGAGTCTCCCGATTTTTCGGCCACAAATACCGCAAACGGCCGGTCGCGGAAGTAATCGCCGAACTATCTTCCCTGTTCGGCAGCGGGTTCCGGCATTCCATCAGCCAGTTTTTCGCCCAGCGCGGTTTTGATCTTCCCTATTTTATCGAACGCCGCCTCATCTACTTCATCGACAGCAATTTCGGCGCGGACACGCAGTATACGAGTGAGCTGCTGGAAGCCCTAAAAGCGATGGATGTGCTCTGGTGGGCACACGCCACGGTCGACATCGCCAATGACGATGCTTTCTTGCGCCTCATGCGCGACAGCGGCGGGCTCGCGCTCAATATCGGATTCGAAACGCTATCCGGTGAAAACCTGAAGACCATGCATAAATCCTTTGCCGGCCGATTCGATTACGCCAAGGCCGTTCAAAAAATCCACCGATACGGCATCGGCGTCATGGGCACCTTCGTGGTGGGATTTGATAACGAAGAAGCCGCCATCTTTGACGATATTTATCAATTTGCCCTGGACACGCAACTGGACTGGGCCTTGGTCTTTATTCGAACGCCCTACCCCGGCACGAGCCTTTATGAAGAGATGCGACAGGCGGGGCGACTCTTAACCACCGAATGGGAAAAATACGACACCTTAAACTGCGTTATTTCACCCATCGGCATGAACCCGGAAGCACTCGAAACAGGGCTTCGCCGCACCTGGAAAAAAATCTTCTCGTTACCGTCGATCCATCACCGAATCATTCGATCTCCCAGAGTGCATCCCCTGTTTTACCTGGGAATGAACCTGCAGTTTTTTCACTTGACAAGGACCTGGAAATGA
- a CDS encoding four helix bundle suffix domain-containing protein yields MTEKEPLIPKHGGYRNLKSFQVSQLVYDLTVRFCNRYIDRFSRTRDQMVQAARSGVQNIAEGSQAAGTSKKTELKLTNVARASLEELRLDYEDFLRQRGLPVWDRQDPRRQALIDKRCQSADEVAAWVKTTHDCGEGGKGEIFGGRSGHCGQSGPSGQKPGIGPSTQSTQSTSSTSSTSSTQSTKKPTPTYPEIAANAALSLLAVATTLLDRQIKALAKSFETQGGFTERLYRVRTANRNPKNRS; encoded by the coding sequence ATGACTGAAAAAGAACCCTTGATCCCAAAACACGGCGGCTACCGCAACCTGAAAAGCTTTCAGGTATCGCAACTGGTCTATGACCTGACCGTGCGCTTCTGCAACCGCTACATCGACCGGTTCAGCCGCACCCGCGACCAGATGGTGCAGGCCGCGCGAAGCGGCGTGCAAAATATTGCAGAAGGCTCACAGGCCGCCGGGACCTCCAAGAAAACAGAGCTGAAACTGACCAACGTGGCCCGGGCAAGCCTGGAGGAGTTGCGCCTGGATTACGAGGATTTTTTGAGGCAACGCGGCTTGCCGGTCTGGGACCGGCAAGATCCGCGCCGTCAGGCGCTGATAGACAAAAGGTGCCAAAGCGCTGATGAGGTGGCGGCTTGGGTGAAAACAACCCATGATTGCGGAGAGGGTGGAAAGGGTGAGATTTTTGGTGGACGAAGTGGACATTGTGGACAAAGTGGACCCAGTGGACAAAAACCCGGCATCGGCCCGTCCACTCAGTCCACCCAGTCCACTTCGTCCACCTCGTCCACCTCGTCCACTCAGTCCACCAAAAAACCCACCCCCACCTACCCCGAAATCGCAGCCAACGCCGCCCTATCCCTGCTCGCAGTCGCCACCACCCTTTTAGACCGCCAGATCAAAGCCCTCGCCAAAAGCTTTGAAACCCAAGGCGGTTTCACTGAGCGCCTCTACCGCGTGCGCACCGCCAATCGAAACCCCAAAAACCGGTCCTGA